GCCACTCCACCCCGGGCACTGGACTGGGGCTTTATTACTGTAAAAAAATCATCGAAGCCCACGATGGCAAAATTGCCTACATCCACAAAGACGGTAAAGGTGCTCACTTTAGAGCAGAGCTACCAGCGGCTCTCTAAAGTCATCATTTTACTAAAGGTTGTCCACTTTCCGTCACGCCAAAAATGGATAATCAGGGCTATCGCACTGGTAGCGAGGCGTGCCGTGGAAAAAATCAAAGAAGCCGAAGCAGGCGGCATGACTGCTGTAGCAAGCGAACTCGGTGCTGGAGTCTGGCAAGAGATGAGAGATCATCCCCTACGGCTGCTTGGTAGTGCCGCAACAGGAGCGGCTACAGCCATAGGCACTACCCTGATTGCTCCCAAAGTTTTGACCGGCGTTGCTATCGCCGGTATTGGCTATGGTGGCTACCAACTCTACAAACATGGCGGAGTCTGGATCGACGCCGCCAAAATGGTGGCGCGCACAGAGCCAGACGCAGCACAAAGCGAGGCAGCCAGAGCCACGCTGAGATCGCTTGGAGCAGGTGCTACCGACGTGGCCGCCGGTATAGCAGGAGGCATGGCAGCAGGCAGTTTGCGCGCAGCACTCACCAGTAGTGCTAAAACCACTAACGTCATCACTGAGGGCGCCAAGCAAACAGGCAAAGCAACTGGTGACACAATCGCTAGCGAATCTGGCAAGACTGCTGCTAATACAAGCGCCAGCGAAACAGCCAGAACGGCTGCCACAAACGAAGCTGTAAAAACAGCTTCTGCCGAAGCGGCTAAGAATAGCGCTCCATCTCCAGATCTTTCACTACTCAATTTTCAGCGCCGCAGCGAAAACCCCTTCAAATTGCAAGCTCAAGCAGGAGACGATCTGACCATTGTCAGTCATAGCAAAGCAGCACTTCCCGGTCATGCCAGTGGAGATCTGGTCAAAGTGGCAAAGACCGATAGCGGCAAAATCGTACTGACAGCAATGGATGTAGAGGGACATGGTCTGACAGCCGCAAAAAGATCAGTGTCATTACACCGAGTTTTAAATAAAGCTCTATCGCAAGCTGATCACAAAAGTGCCAGTGAAGTTTTGGCAGCGGTGGACAAAAGCATGGGCGGCAACGACGACCTCTCAGTTACAGCTGCTCTGGCTATCTACAATCCAGTCAATCATCAAGTGCAAATTGCTACAGCAAGCTCGGAGTTAGCCTTTGTGGTGCGAGCAAGCGGACAGGTGCAACAGCTCGACGCCAAAGTTGGAGGCTTTGCCCTGGGCAATAGTCTTTATCCAATCTTGCCACACGGTCATCAGTCTATTAGTCTCGGTCCAAAAGATCTGGTAGTGATGGCTAGTGACGGCGCTTTTGATCGCTTTGGCTATGGCAATGTCAGCGCATTTAGAAACTTTCTCAAGCAAGTTGGACCAAGAGCCCAAAGCATCAAACAAGCAATTTTGCATAAGCCCATACCCACAACCGGTGCCGATGACACCAGCTTTATCATTTTTGGCAGACCGCAAAGCTAGTAAAACAAAAGAGACGCAGGATTACTGCGTCTCTAAAAGTCTTGAAGGCTTGATTTAAGCAGCTTGCTTAACTGGCTCTACTTCGTGAGGGTTGTTGTTAACCATCTTGTCAAAGCGTTTATCTGCTTGAGTGGCTGCATCACCATCAGGATTGATTTTAGTCATTGAAGCCATTGTGGCTTGGAACTTCTCATTTTCCATTCTTTTATCGTCTTCGGTTTGTTTGAAGGCGTCCATCGACTTTTCGTTTTTAGTCTCAGGATCTTTGGAAAAATCGAGTAAAGCATTTTTTTGAGCGTTTTCTTGAGGATTGAATTTATTGCCAACAGCTGTCTCTAACTGCTGTATAGCTCCCCTCTTAACACCATCGCCCTGCTCCTTTGCCATTTCCCCGAGGGTCTTGTTAAAGTCGTCTAAAAGTCCGCCTCTGGCCTCAGGTGGCTGACCTAAGCTGCCGTGGTCATTGGCATCGCCTCTGGCCGACATTGCACCTTTTTCTGCGTGGTTTACTGACATAGGAAATACCAAAATGGATGGGACTGGTAAGGCTATATGTGAACTCCACCATTAGACATCTGCTGGAGGTCATTGTCAAGCACATTTTAACTTAAAGCGCCCTACCCCACAAATATAGCGAGAAGGTAACGCGCCGGGCAACTCAGAGCTTTTATCCCAACTGCGGCAAAAGTTCTCCAATGGTTTTAACCGAAAAACCATCTACTTCTCTCACCACAATCTCAAGATCTGGACCAAACTCACTCAAAAACTGGCGACAGAGGCCGCAGGGATAACATCTATAGTCAGTGGCACAGGCCACTGCACAAGCAACAAAATCCCGGGCGCCTTCACTCACGGCCTTGACCATGGCCGTGCGTTCAGCACAAATACCACTACCAATGTAGTTGTTCTCGACATTGCAGCCGCTAAAAATGCGTCCGTCACTAGTCAAAATAGCCGCCCCCACATGGTAGTTGGAGTAGGGAGCATAGGCCCGGGTCGCGGCATCCACTGCCACATCCAAAAGCTTTTGATAGTCGATTTGCTTATTCATTTAAAAAGGTTGATTGAGCCCAGCCAACCGATCCCCATTACTTGCTCTGACATTGGCTGCCGGTAGAGCCTTTGGCACGTTAGCGGCAGCACTTATAGCCTCTAACTCTTGCATGCGTGCATGAAACTGCTCGCCACCATAATTGCGAGGCAAACTGGCCTGCGGTGAAACGACTACGCCAAAAGCCGAAAGACCAGCAAGAGAGCGCTTCTCCACATCTCTATCGCCACAAGCCCGGGCTAATTGCAACGCTGAGCGATACTCATCCATGGCGCCATTGACGTCACCGATGCGCTTGAGTATGCCAGCCATTACTAGATGAGCGCCGCGATCCTGTGGATTGTCAGCCAGATGCTCACGTAATAGTGTAAGAGCCAGACCAGTATTGCCGCTGGCCAATAGTCGCTTGGCCTTGGCCAGTCTGTAACCATCAGCCAGAGCCATAGATTGAGCACTGGGGGGAGGCAAAGTCTGACCTATATATGTAACTGTAATTTGACTGACATCAAAACTATTGGCCGGCTCAGTCAAACTGATAGAGGCATGGGGCGAGAAGCGGTAAACCTCGACTGGATGAGCGCAATTGTCAAAATAGCGGCGCTCCGGTTGACCGAGAAAACTGCGTACTTGTTTGAGGTCAAAGCCTGACTTACGCATATGGCAAATCAGCTCGCGGTGCTGACAAGCCGCAGGCGGCGCACCAACTGTAGTGGCAGCAAAAACATTACTCT
The sequence above is a segment of the Candidatus Obscuribacter sp. genome. Coding sequences within it:
- a CDS encoding serine/threonine-protein phosphatase, giving the protein MEKIKEAEAGGMTAVASELGAGVWQEMRDHPLRLLGSAATGAATAIGTTLIAPKVLTGVAIAGIGYGGYQLYKHGGVWIDAAKMVARTEPDAAQSEAARATLRSLGAGATDVAAGIAGGMAAGSLRAALTSSAKTTNVITEGAKQTGKATGDTIASESGKTAANTSASETARTAATNEAVKTASAEAAKNSAPSPDLSLLNFQRRSENPFKLQAQAGDDLTIVSHSKAALPGHASGDLVKVAKTDSGKIVLTAMDVEGHGLTAAKRSVSLHRVLNKALSQADHKSASEVLAAVDKSMGGNDDLSVTAALAIYNPVNHQVQIATASSELAFVVRASGQVQQLDAKVGGFALGNSLYPILPHGHQSISLGPKDLVVMASDGAFDRFGYGNVSAFRNFLKQVGPRAQSIKQAILHKPIPTTGADDTSFIIFGRPQS
- a CDS encoding cytidine deaminase, whose protein sequence is MDYQKLLDVAVDAATRAYAPYSNYHVGAAILTSDGRIFSGCNVENNYIGSGICAERTAMVKAVSEGARDFVACAVACATDYRCYPCGLCRQFLSEFGPDLEIVVREVDGFSVKTIGELLPQLG